In one Patescibacteria group bacterium genomic region, the following are encoded:
- the ybeY gene encoding rRNA maturation RNase YbeY: protein MKIEINNLTGKKIGSGFLEKTAEQTLKFIKLKFSELSVAVVGDREMIKLNKKHRNRNYTTDVLAFDYGPLFGGQGEIIICLDQAKRQAKELNNVLEEELSILLIHGMLHLAGYYDETKKDFNKMLKKQKEVWQKIIL, encoded by the coding sequence ATGAAAATTGAGATAAATAATTTAACGGGGAAAAAGATTGGGTCGGGATTTTTGGAAAAGACAGCAGAACAAACATTAAAATTCATAAAGTTAAAATTTTCAGAATTGAGCGTGGCGGTTGTGGGCGACAGAGAAATGATTAAATTGAATAAAAAACATCGGAATAGAAATTACACAACCGATGTATTAGCGTTTGATTACGGCCCCCTATTTGGCGGTCAGGGAGAAATAATTATTTGCTTGGACCAGGCAAAAAGGCAGGCAAAAGAATTAAATAATGTTTTGGAAGAAGAATTATCGATTTTATTGATCCATGGTATGCTGCATTTGGCCGGATATTACGACGAAACAAAAAAAGATTTTAATAAAATGTTAAAAAAACAAAAGGAGGTATGGCAAAAAATCATATTATAG